A single genomic interval of Candidatus Bathyarchaeota archaeon harbors:
- a CDS encoding UbiD family decarboxylase, with protein MSLRSFLQETEKKQKAVHISERVSPRFEISSIMKAFDHDSPVLLFDNVENYETKVVANVCGTRERLCKALDVEKENLYRHLTEAWCSPTKPKTVEDCPVKEVVEKPQLSKIPILTHFEKDAGPYITSAIVSARSPDKKVENVSIHRLQVLDDKRLAIRLVPRQLYKLWSMTKEAKKDLEVAISIGLHPAISMAATSPVSFGVSEYEIANTLLKGNFSLVKCKHVDVYAPAEAEYVFEGVMSTEEEVLEGPLVDITGTYDAQRSQPVIELVGVMRRNDAVYQALLPSGSEHKLLMGLPREVKIWEAAANTVPKVKAVNLSYGGCGWLHAIVSIEKQKDGDAKNVLMATFGAHPSLKHAVVVDADVDVYNLVEVEWAIATRFQANEDLITIPSARGSTLDPSANQESGKTTKMGIDATRPLDRRREKFELAKIPTEGRVKRIIDELCRVLE; from the coding sequence TTTGCGAAGCTTTCTCCAAGAAACAGAAAAGAAACAGAAAGCGGTGCATATAAGCGAAAGAGTGTCGCCACGATTCGAAATCTCCTCTATAATGAAAGCCTTCGATCATGACAGCCCAGTTCTTCTTTTTGACAATGTTGAAAACTACGAGACTAAAGTTGTGGCTAATGTTTGTGGAACACGAGAGAGACTTTGCAAAGCTTTAGATGTTGAAAAAGAAAACCTGTATCGTCATCTAACAGAAGCTTGGTGTTCGCCAACCAAACCAAAAACTGTTGAAGACTGCCCAGTTAAGGAAGTTGTGGAAAAGCCACAGCTATCCAAAATTCCAATTCTAACTCATTTTGAGAAAGACGCTGGTCCTTACATAACATCAGCCATAGTCTCGGCGCGCAGTCCGGATAAGAAGGTTGAGAACGTTTCGATTCATAGGCTTCAGGTGCTCGATGACAAACGCTTAGCCATCAGGCTTGTGCCCCGGCAGCTTTACAAGTTGTGGAGCATGACGAAAGAGGCAAAAAAGGACTTGGAAGTGGCTATTTCCATAGGTTTGCATCCAGCGATCTCGATGGCAGCTACGTCTCCAGTGTCTTTCGGCGTCAGCGAATACGAGATCGCCAATACGTTGCTTAAGGGCAATTTCAGCTTAGTGAAGTGTAAACATGTAGATGTTTATGCGCCTGCAGAAGCAGAATACGTTTTTGAAGGCGTGATGTCAACTGAAGAAGAGGTTTTGGAAGGTCCGCTTGTTGACATAACGGGCACATATGACGCTCAGAGAAGCCAGCCAGTCATCGAGTTGGTTGGGGTGATGCGGCGTAACGACGCTGTTTACCAAGCGCTTCTCCCTTCTGGAAGCGAGCACAAGCTCTTGATGGGTTTGCCACGGGAAGTGAAGATTTGGGAGGCAGCTGCGAACACAGTGCCAAAGGTTAAAGCGGTTAATCTCAGCTACGGCGGGTGCGGCTGGCTTCACGCCATAGTCTCAATCGAGAAGCAGAAAGATGGAGACGCTAAAAACGTTTTGATGGCTACTTTCGGCGCTCATCCAAGCCTCAAACATGCAGTAGTTGTTGACGCAGATGTAGATGTTTACAATCTTGTGGAAGTGGAGTGGGCGATTGCAACGCGTTTTCAAGCGAACGAAGACTTGATTACTATTCCAAGTGCTCGAGGTTCTACGTTGGATCCTTCTGCGAACCAAGAGTCTGGCAAGACCACTAAGATGGGTATAGATGCAACTCGCCCGCTAGATAGGCGGCGGGAAAAGTTCGAGTTGGCGAAAATACCGACTGAAGGACGGGTCAAGAGGATAATAGACGAGTTATGCAGGGTCTTGGAGTAG
- a CDS encoding CBS domain-containing protein: MSLKVEDVMVKEVITVDEKSTVKEAADIMNRFEIGCLIVTKNSKAVGILTERDLLKRVVSQAKNPKRTKVETVMSQPLIVVEPNMELEEVAKLMFKMKIKKLPVVESGRLMGLVTLTDLARFQPQMIRILKKLSEKMAPKRMKKVVDYYVV, from the coding sequence ATGTCCTTAAAGGTTGAAGATGTAATGGTTAAAGAGGTAATCACGGTAGATGAGAAATCAACAGTAAAGGAAGCGGCAGACATCATGAACAGGTTTGAAATTGGCTGCCTAATTGTTACCAAAAACAGTAAAGCAGTTGGCATACTAACAGAACGAGACTTGCTAAAAAGAGTGGTAAGTCAAGCAAAGAATCCTAAAAGAACAAAAGTGGAGACAGTTATGTCTCAACCCCTAATTGTCGTGGAACCAAACATGGAATTGGAAGAAGTTGCCAAGCTAATGTTTAAAATGAAGATAAAAAAGCTTCCAGTAGTTGAAAGTGGACGGTTAATGGGATTAGTGACGCTTACAGACCTTGCACGCTTCCAGCCGCAGATGATTCGCATCCTCAAAAAACTGAGCGAGAAAATGGCTCCAAAACGCATGAAGAAAGTTGTCGACTACTATGTAGTATAA
- a CDS encoding DUF6125 family protein has translation MSWPTRKDLELLGSMPKDKLLELFFLHIKNLWRVDGLYFLGIEEKFGTGAATEIDANCWKALGKIEARELKKMLGVKENVEALMQTLRNTSWALYQTEKQSEASTEKGTFRVIHCRTQETRINKGLGEFPCKQVRFGYLQSFAKEFNPNMKVVCKMCPPGPHPKGIWCEWEFTLR, from the coding sequence ATGAGTTGGCCAACTAGGAAAGATTTGGAATTGTTGGGCAGCATGCCTAAAGACAAGCTACTGGAGCTTTTCTTTTTGCACATCAAGAATCTTTGGCGAGTTGACGGTCTGTATTTCCTTGGAATAGAAGAAAAATTTGGAACAGGGGCGGCTACTGAAATTGATGCAAACTGTTGGAAAGCCTTGGGTAAAATTGAGGCTAGAGAACTAAAAAAAATGTTAGGCGTGAAGGAGAATGTTGAGGCTCTGATGCAAACTTTGCGGAACACAAGTTGGGCTCTGTATCAGACCGAAAAACAATCTGAAGCATCGACTGAGAAAGGAACTTTCCGAGTAATACATTGTCGAACTCAAGAAACGAGAATAAACAAGGGCTTAGGCGAGTTTCCATGTAAACAAGTGCGATTTGGCTATCTCCAAAGTTTTGCAAAGGAGTTTAACCCAAACATGAAAGTAGTATGCAAAATGTGTCCTCCGGGGCCACATCCCAAAGGCATATGGTGTGAATGGGAGTTTACTCTACGTTAA
- the dinB gene encoding DNA polymerase IV gives MLKEDSNVATSRIIFHVDMDQFYAAVEEREHPEFKGKPVVVGADPKEGKGRGVVSTCNYEARKYGISSGMPISRAWKFCPDAVYIRSHYRLYIQTSSRIMMILREYADKFEQWGLDEAFLDVSSKIGNFEEARQLAEAIKREIYEKEKLTCSIGVGPNKVVAKIASDFKKPDGITVVEGRDVERFLAQLPVRKLLWVGKKTERKLNEMGIRTIGDLAAFDVSVLTEKFGVMGAQYHFLACGIDKSEVTERGVVKSVSKETTFEEDTSDFNLVLETLAKLSQGIYEELVERKLFFKTVTIKIRYENFETHTHGKTLPFSTNNLQSLQKASRELIQPFLSKNRKVRLVGVRVSNFISSKEQITLI, from the coding sequence ATGCTAAAGGAAGATAGCAACGTAGCCACAAGCAGAATAATTTTTCACGTTGACATGGATCAGTTCTACGCCGCAGTGGAAGAGCGTGAGCATCCGGAATTCAAAGGAAAACCGGTTGTCGTTGGAGCCGATCCGAAAGAGGGAAAGGGACGAGGAGTGGTGAGCACTTGTAACTACGAAGCGAGGAAATACGGAATAAGTTCCGGAATGCCTATCTCAAGAGCTTGGAAATTCTGCCCTGACGCCGTATATATACGATCCCACTACAGACTTTATATCCAAACTTCGTCTAGGATCATGATGATTCTGCGGGAATATGCAGATAAATTTGAGCAGTGGGGGCTCGACGAAGCTTTTCTCGATGTTAGCTCAAAAATTGGCAACTTCGAAGAGGCAAGACAGCTGGCAGAGGCAATAAAGCGTGAGATTTACGAGAAGGAGAAGCTTACCTGCTCAATAGGTGTTGGACCTAACAAAGTTGTGGCGAAGATAGCAAGCGACTTTAAAAAGCCTGATGGGATAACAGTTGTTGAAGGGCGTGATGTTGAACGTTTCTTGGCTCAGCTACCTGTACGGAAACTGTTGTGGGTGGGCAAGAAAACAGAGCGTAAGCTAAATGAGATGGGTATAAGAACGATAGGCGATCTAGCTGCTTTTGACGTGTCGGTTTTGACTGAGAAGTTTGGTGTAATGGGTGCTCAGTATCACTTTTTAGCTTGTGGTATAGATAAAAGTGAAGTTACTGAGAGAGGCGTAGTCAAATCTGTAAGCAAAGAAACCACTTTTGAAGAAGATACATCTGACTTTAACTTAGTCCTTGAAACATTAGCCAAGCTCAGCCAAGGAATCTATGAAGAACTCGTAGAACGTAAACTGTTCTTCAAAACAGTGACTATTAAAATCCGTTATGAGAACTTTGAAACTCACACACATGGAAAGACCCTGCCTTTTTCCACGAATAATCTTCAAAGCCTCCAGAAAGCATCTAGAGAACTTATTCAACCATTTCTTAGCAAAAATAGAAAAGTAAGATTAGTAGGGGTGAGAGTGTCAAATTTCATCTCTAGCAAAGAACAGATAACTCTCATTTGA
- a CDS encoding DUF5752 family protein, with translation MFFQDKEKQETHARDRSTRFKQTEIKRILRAVPNEKAFYFYEEIGKPTGQVATSLLDFCKKINTTPSSCLVFHLKRKDFERWIKKTIRDPELAKKIGNINPNDFNLKTKLYATVNMHIKELKGMLPAQSVISEPLPVVPRFSKTELSQ, from the coding sequence ATGTTCTTCCAAGATAAGGAAAAACAAGAAACACACGCAAGAGACAGAAGCACAAGATTCAAGCAGACGGAAATTAAGAGAATCTTAAGAGCAGTGCCAAACGAGAAGGCTTTTTACTTCTACGAAGAAATTGGAAAACCTACGGGGCAAGTTGCCACGAGTTTACTTGATTTCTGCAAGAAAATTAACACTACTCCCTCCTCATGCTTGGTCTTCCACTTAAAGCGGAAAGATTTCGAGAGATGGATCAAGAAAACCATAAGAGATCCTGAGCTGGCTAAAAAAATTGGCAACATCAATCCCAATGACTTCAACTTGAAAACGAAGCTATATGCAACAGTCAACATGCACATCAAGGAACTAAAAGGAATGTTGCCAGCCCAATCGGTCATTTCTGAACCTCTGCCTGTTGTTCCGCGCTTCTCTAAAACTGAGCTTTCGCAATAA
- a CDS encoding Ig-like domain-containing protein has translation MHRKKASKLVAAITMAFFLTLMLSRVCSAQNYEQQYFLLKGQSTYRLTLSITHSLYEYYQQKNHQLTQDNFASFVTPYSLALVAEDIRSIFPDEENFVNAVLMLVHQIPYQIVEEAKYPVETIVENKGDCDLLSYVATSLIKSQDLSVVLLYYEQESHMNIGVSLLNPPTNARATISHVDYMETRYYIAECTGDDWRNGWRVGECPPELEGAQVTVVTLENSEQIAPGQVSSSFGTLKSSAISLTTSSNFVIEGSAVVITGQVSASNPEGTVTLYAATNGYWFSIETVELDSSGQYVFSWIPPLLGQYYVKASWSGDAEYAGADSGTVSIYVVPEILVFAGGGLVVITIIVVVLFLMYRTTHPQEMQTLEAVSQ, from the coding sequence ATGCATAGAAAAAAAGCCAGCAAACTTGTTGCGGCCATTACAATGGCGTTCTTTCTGACTCTAATGCTTTCTAGGGTATGTTCTGCACAGAATTATGAGCAGCAGTATTTTCTGTTAAAAGGACAATCTACTTATCGACTTACTCTTTCAATAACTCATTCACTATACGAATATTACCAGCAGAAGAATCATCAATTAACTCAAGATAACTTTGCAAGTTTTGTAACTCCTTATTCACTAGCACTAGTAGCCGAAGACATTAGAAGCATATTCCCAGATGAGGAAAACTTCGTAAACGCGGTTCTCATGTTGGTTCATCAAATTCCATATCAAATCGTTGAAGAAGCTAAATATCCAGTTGAAACTATCGTCGAAAACAAGGGCGATTGCGATTTACTTTCGTATGTTGCAACGTCATTGATAAAATCTCAAGACTTGAGCGTTGTCCTATTATACTATGAACAGGAAAGCCACATGAACATCGGTGTAAGTCTTCTCAACCCTCCAACAAATGCACGGGCAACAATTTCACACGTTGACTACATGGAAACTCGATACTACATAGCAGAATGCACGGGTGATGATTGGCGGAACGGTTGGAGGGTTGGTGAGTGTCCTCCCGAGCTTGAAGGGGCTCAGGTAACTGTTGTCACTCTGGAGAACAGTGAGCAAATTGCCCCCGGTCAAGTTTCATCTAGCTTCGGGACATTGAAATCTTCAGCAATATCTTTGACTACTTCATCAAACTTCGTGATAGAAGGAAGCGCCGTAGTAATAACTGGTCAAGTTTCCGCCTCGAATCCTGAAGGAACCGTTACGTTGTATGCAGCAACGAATGGTTACTGGTTCTCTATTGAAACAGTAGAGTTAGATTCAAGCGGGCAATATGTTTTTTCGTGGATTCCACCGCTTTTGGGGCAGTACTATGTGAAGGCAAGCTGGTCTGGAGATGCTGAATATGCAGGGGCGGACAGCGGAACAGTTTCTATTTATGTTGTTCCCGAAATTTTGGTCTTTGCTGGTGGTGGGCTTGTCGTTATTACTATAATTGTTGTTGTGTTGTTTTTGATGTATAGAACTACGCATCCCCAGGAGATGCAAACTCTTGAAGCAGTTTCTCAATGA
- a CDS encoding CoA pyrophosphatase yields the protein MPHYVEIIENLSRMLKPVSAVQNADATVALLLRPVNQDFKILLVKRTENPFDPWSGQMAFPGGKRNPKDRNIRHTVVRETLEETNINIIRRGRFLGVLENMRSTVRPKLSVAPFTFLLEHEPTIILNEELEGYSWIFLKKLRECNGIAKLPFGEVPAYIVEGNVIWGLTYRILENFIQIFWRATRNRSSL from the coding sequence ATGCCGCACTATGTTGAGATCATAGAAAACTTGTCACGAATGCTAAAACCCGTGTCAGCAGTGCAAAACGCAGATGCTACTGTTGCTCTCCTGCTAAGACCTGTGAATCAAGACTTTAAGATTCTCCTAGTGAAGAGAACAGAGAACCCTTTTGATCCATGGTCGGGACAGATGGCTTTTCCCGGCGGGAAACGCAACCCCAAAGATCGGAACATAAGGCACACAGTTGTTCGAGAAACGCTAGAAGAAACCAACATAAACATTATTCGTCGCGGTCGTTTTTTGGGGGTGTTGGAAAATATGAGGTCAACTGTGAGACCAAAACTATCAGTTGCTCCTTTCACCTTTCTTTTAGAACATGAGCCTACAATAATATTAAACGAAGAATTAGAAGGGTATTCGTGGATTTTCTTGAAAAAACTGCGAGAATGTAATGGAATTGCCAAACTTCCTTTCGGAGAAGTTCCAGCATATATTGTTGAGGGAAATGTTATTTGGGGCTTGACTTATAGAATTCTGGAAAATTTTATTCAAATCTTTTGGCGAGCTACACGCAATCGCTCATCTCTTTAA
- a CDS encoding NifU family protein: protein MREKVENAIEEIRPNLQADGGDIELIDVENGIAKVKLKGACAGCPMSTMTIKWGVEKFLKRKIPEITKVETV, encoded by the coding sequence ATTAGAGAAAAAGTCGAAAACGCAATTGAAGAGATAAGGCCGAATTTACAGGCTGACGGCGGAGACATCGAACTTATCGATGTAGAGAACGGAATCGCTAAGGTTAAGTTGAAAGGAGCATGCGCTGGCTGTCCAATGTCAACAATGACAATAAAATGGGGAGTTGAAAAATTCCTCAAACGAAAGATACCTGAAATAACTAAGGTTGAAACAGTTTAG